One genomic window of Candidatus Nitrosopumilus sediminis includes the following:
- a CDS encoding GTP-dependent dephospho-CoA kinase family protein, translating into MKIPLGILIPENQTSKNEIQKYLSENSYIITVGDRTTEKMIDFDLIPSLQIIDGQEKREKRIPPKLKNAIELTVDNPPAEITSQSISVIKKAFTMKSPVRIFVNGEEDLLVLPVCVHAPENAVVLYGQPHEGLVIVKITPEIRNKVQTLLDLME; encoded by the coding sequence ATGAAAATTCCTTTGGGAATACTCATACCTGAAAACCAAACAAGCAAAAATGAAATTCAAAAATATCTATCAGAAAATTCCTATATCATTACAGTTGGTGATCGAACCACTGAAAAAATGATTGATTTTGACTTGATTCCTTCACTGCAAATTATCGACGGACAAGAGAAACGAGAAAAAAGAATTCCGCCAAAATTAAAAAATGCAATTGAGTTAACTGTTGATAATCCTCCCGCAGAAATTACTTCTCAGAGTATTTCAGTAATCAAAAAAGCATTCACTATGAAATCTCCTGTGAGGATTTTTGTAAATGGTGAAGAGGATCTTCTGGTTCTTCCAGTATGTGTTCATGCGCCTGAAAATGCCGTTGTTTTGTATGGTCAACCCCATGAAGGCCTAGTAATAGTAAAGATTACTCCCGAAATTAGAAATAAAGTACAAACACTACTTGATTTAATGGAATAA
- a CDS encoding Mrp/NBP35 family ATP-binding protein: protein MVGIDQVLEKLSTVIDPDLKKDIVSMGMIKDLELNDGNLKFTLELTTPACPFNVEIEDDVRKAIAELSDLKDFDMKVTAKVMEGRSLEDDTGMATVKNIIGVASGKGGVGKSTVSLNLALALSQSGAKVGLLDADIYGPSIPLMLGMKDGFMEVEDNKLQPADSHGLKVVSFGFFADQSNQAAIYRGPIISGILKQFLVDTNWSELDYLIVDLPPGTGDIPLTLAQTIPITGILVVTTPQDVASDVAVKAVSMFEKLNVPIIGVVENMSHFICPNCNDKHYIFGEGGAKKISERFNMPFLGEIPLNSGIMSGSDLGKPIMITNPDSPSAEAFRKSAKNIAAQCSILAAKLQEEMASENTNEDPAPEASTTQS, encoded by the coding sequence ATGGTTGGAATCGATCAAGTTCTTGAAAAACTCAGTACCGTAATTGATCCTGATTTGAAAAAAGATATTGTATCCATGGGAATGATTAAAGATTTAGAACTTAATGATGGTAATCTCAAATTTACTTTAGAATTAACAACTCCTGCATGTCCTTTCAATGTCGAAATTGAAGATGATGTTAGAAAAGCAATAGCTGAACTTTCTGACTTGAAAGATTTTGATATGAAAGTGACTGCTAAAGTGATGGAAGGTCGTTCATTGGAAGATGATACTGGAATGGCAACTGTCAAAAACATTATTGGTGTTGCAAGTGGAAAGGGTGGAGTTGGCAAATCAACTGTTTCGTTAAACTTGGCATTAGCGTTATCCCAATCAGGAGCTAAAGTCGGTTTGTTAGATGCTGACATCTATGGCCCTAGCATTCCGCTAATGCTTGGAATGAAAGATGGATTCATGGAAGTTGAAGATAACAAATTACAGCCAGCAGATTCACATGGACTAAAAGTTGTTTCATTTGGTTTCTTTGCTGATCAATCAAATCAAGCCGCAATTTATCGTGGACCTATTATTTCTGGAATTTTAAAACAATTTCTTGTAGATACTAATTGGTCAGAATTAGATTACTTGATTGTAGATCTTCCTCCCGGCACTGGTGATATCCCATTAACTCTTGCACAAACTATTCCTATTACCGGAATTCTTGTGGTGACAACTCCGCAAGATGTCGCAAGTGATGTTGCAGTAAAAGCAGTTTCAATGTTTGAAAAACTAAATGTTCCAATTATTGGTGTTGTTGAAAACATGAGTCACTTTATTTGCCCAAATTGTAATGACAAGCATTACATCTTCGGTGAAGGCGGTGCAAAGAAAATCAGTGAAAGATTTAACATGCCTTTCTTAGGTGAAATTCCATTAAATTCTGGAATCATGTCTGGCTCTGATTTAGGAAAACCCATAATGATTACAAATCCTGATTCTCCAAGTGCAGAGGCATTTAGGAAAAGCGCAAAAAACATTGCAGCACAATGTAGTATTCTTGCAGCTAAACTTCAAGAAGAGATGGCATCTGAAAACACTAACGAGGATCCTGCACCTGAGGCAAGTACAACCCAATCCTGA
- a CDS encoding DNA-directed RNA polymerase — MFSISTLVDVVRIPPSLFGTTLKKAAVNILKEKYESMINADLGYIIMILDAKVDEMGKMIAGDGGTFHKVEFEALTFYPKLQEIVQGEIVDITDFGAFVRIGPTDALLHLSQVMDDYLKSDVKSGMILANQSGRTLKVGSTLRARITAVSLGKAAAMGKIGITCRQPFLGADEWIAEEIKKAGGGKEEPAKEEKIEAS, encoded by the coding sequence TTGTTTTCTATATCTACCCTAGTTGATGTTGTCAGGATTCCTCCAAGCTTATTTGGAACCACCCTCAAAAAAGCAGCAGTAAACATTCTCAAAGAAAAGTACGAGAGTATGATTAATGCAGATTTAGGATATATCATTATGATTTTAGATGCCAAAGTTGATGAAATGGGAAAGATGATTGCCGGAGACGGCGGAACATTTCACAAAGTTGAATTTGAAGCTTTAACATTTTATCCAAAACTCCAAGAAATTGTTCAAGGTGAAATTGTAGACATTACAGACTTTGGTGCATTTGTGAGAATTGGTCCAACTGATGCATTACTTCACTTGTCACAAGTGATGGATGATTATCTAAAGAGTGATGTAAAATCTGGAATGATTTTAGCAAATCAAAGTGGCAGAACACTCAAAGTAGGTTCTACACTACGTGCAAGAATCACTGCAGTTTCATTAGGAAAAGCAGCTGCAATGGGTAAAATTGGAATTACATGTAGACAACCATTCCTTGGTGCAGACGAATGGATTGCAGAAGAGATTAAGAAAGCCGGCGGTGGCAAAGAAGAGCCAGCAAAGGAAGAAAAAATAGAGGCTAGTTAA
- the spt4 gene encoding transcription elongation factor subunit Spt4 translates to MAREMACRKCKHVTTLKVCPNCKSSDLTPDWNGVVLVVDPTNSEISKTLGITTKGKYAIKVT, encoded by the coding sequence ATGGCACGAGAGATGGCATGCCGTAAATGTAAACATGTGACAACTCTAAAAGTATGTCCAAATTGTAAATCATCAGACTTGACACCAGATTGGAATGGAGTGGTACTAGTTGTTGACCCAACAAATTCAGAAATTTCAAAAACTTTAGGCATTACTACTAAAGGCAAATATGCAATCAAAGTAACATAA
- the nadC gene encoding carboxylating nicotinate-nucleotide diphosphorylase: MLAFNSKKQLSQFLSEDIGKGDITSNLLPKKKISAKIISRENAIVAGTTYAKEIFRLKGCNARILKKDGSKIKPNQTIMIITGNAGNILTCERTALNLLTRMSGIATQTDALVKKIPKKTKLYATRKTAPGLRYFDKEAVEIGGGKKHRLRLDEMVMIKDNHIVIENSLLSLIKKAKKKHKKFEVEVENTSDAVLAASEGASIIMLDNFTPKQIKKTIQVLKNQKLRNKVMLEASGGINSKNISSYGQTGVDIISVGSITNSVKGIDMSLEI, encoded by the coding sequence ATATTGGCATTTAATTCAAAAAAACAATTATCTCAATTCCTATCTGAAGATATTGGTAAAGGAGACATTACAAGTAATTTACTACCAAAGAAAAAAATTTCAGCAAAAATTATTTCTCGAGAGAACGCAATTGTTGCAGGAACCACATATGCAAAAGAAATTTTCAGATTAAAAGGATGTAATGCACGAATTTTAAAAAAAGACGGTTCTAAAATAAAACCAAATCAAACCATAATGATAATCACTGGAAATGCAGGAAACATCCTAACATGTGAGAGAACTGCACTGAATTTACTAACAAGAATGAGTGGAATCGCAACTCAAACAGATGCTCTTGTGAAAAAAATTCCAAAGAAGACAAAATTGTATGCTACAAGAAAAACGGCTCCAGGACTGAGATATTTTGACAAGGAAGCAGTTGAGATTGGAGGAGGTAAAAAACACAGGCTTCGATTAGATGAAATGGTAATGATTAAAGACAATCATATTGTAATTGAGAATTCATTGTTGTCGTTGATTAAAAAAGCAAAGAAAAAACACAAAAAATTTGAGGTAGAGGTTGAAAACACATCAGATGCTGTTTTAGCTGCAAGTGAAGGAGCTAGTATAATCATGCTAGATAATTTCACGCCAAAACAAATCAAAAAAACAATTCAAGTTCTTAAAAATCAAAAATTAAGAAACAAAGTGATGCTTGAAGCATCAGGCGGAATCAATTCTAAAAATATTTCAAGTTATGGTCAAACAGGAGTAGACATTATTTCAGTGGGAAGCATTACAAATTCAGTTAAAGGAATTGATATGAGTTTAGAGATCTAA
- a CDS encoding tetratricopeptide repeat protein yields MTGLVGLFSRASKDPNQKKNNEKFKEFKKLAKQKKYDAAIKSGTEYIKKVPNNHDVLFTMGGIFYLKKKYKTAISYFDKSLEIAEYDVDALLLKAYSHQKLGENKRAIQCCQKIQEVDPKNKSVSELLDQLNS; encoded by the coding sequence GTGACTGGTTTGGTTGGATTATTCAGTAGAGCCTCAAAAGATCCTAATCAAAAAAAGAATAATGAAAAATTCAAGGAATTCAAAAAACTTGCAAAACAAAAAAAATATGATGCAGCAATAAAGTCAGGTACAGAATATATCAAAAAAGTCCCAAACAATCATGATGTATTATTTACAATGGGCGGAATTTTTTATCTGAAGAAAAAATACAAAACTGCGATTTCATATTTTGACAAATCCCTTGAGATTGCTGAATATGATGTTGATGCTTTATTGTTAAAGGCATATTCTCATCAAAAACTAGGTGAAAACAAACGAGCAATACAGTGCTGCCAAAAAATTCAAGAGGTAGATCCTAAAAACAAATCTGTATCTGAATTACTTGACCAACTAAATTCTTAG
- the nadA gene encoding quinolinate synthase NadA, with protein MLVQQSSTLKDEILRLKKEKDVVILAHNYQIPDVQDVADFTGDSLGLSRQAAKVPQKTILFCGVNFMAETAAIISPQKRVLLPDLEAGCSLSDSITVDELRNWKKQHPDAIAVGYVNTTAEIKAELDYCCTSSNAVNVVKAIPEDKEILFLPDMFLGSYVAKVTGRKNMHIWAGECHVHAGITPEDVTKKLESMQDAEFVIHPECSCTTPMIYDVANGSYDNKKVSILSTEGMLNHVKESKAKNFVVATETGILYRMRQQNPGKTFVPASEKAECQYMKMITLEKVHDALINEKNVVTVPKEIADKARLAIDRMLAIS; from the coding sequence ATGCTTGTACAACAATCCTCTACACTCAAGGATGAGATTCTGAGACTAAAGAAAGAAAAAGATGTGGTCATTTTGGCACACAACTATCAAATTCCTGATGTACAGGATGTGGCTGATTTCACTGGTGACTCTTTAGGATTGTCAAGACAAGCAGCAAAAGTTCCACAAAAAACAATTCTCTTTTGCGGTGTAAACTTTATGGCAGAAACTGCCGCAATTATCAGTCCTCAAAAAAGAGTACTGCTTCCTGATTTAGAAGCTGGTTGCTCATTATCTGATTCAATAACTGTAGATGAATTGAGAAACTGGAAAAAACAACATCCAGATGCTATTGCAGTAGGATATGTTAACACCACTGCTGAAATTAAAGCAGAACTTGATTATTGCTGTACTTCATCAAATGCTGTAAATGTTGTCAAGGCAATTCCAGAAGATAAAGAAATTTTATTTTTACCTGATATGTTCTTAGGATCTTATGTCGCAAAAGTGACTGGACGAAAAAATATGCATATTTGGGCTGGCGAATGTCATGTACACGCAGGAATCACTCCTGAGGATGTCACAAAAAAATTAGAATCAATGCAAGATGCTGAATTTGTTATTCATCCTGAATGCAGCTGCACTACTCCAATGATATATGACGTAGCAAATGGGAGTTATGATAATAAAAAAGTCTCAATTCTATCTACTGAAGGAATGCTAAATCATGTGAAAGAATCAAAAGCAAAAAACTTTGTTGTTGCAACTGAAACAGGAATCTTATACAGAATGAGACAACAAAATCCTGGCAAAACATTCGTTCCTGCATCCGAAAAGGCTGAATGCCAGTACATGAAGATGATCACACTTGAAAAAGTGCATGATGCTTTGATAAATGAAAAAAATGTTGTTACTGTTCCAAAAGAGATTGCTGATAAAGCTCGTTTAGCTATAGATAGAATGCTCGCAATAAGTTAA
- a CDS encoding aspartate dehydrogenase — protein MKRIGLLGCGAMGTQIALAIDSGQIPATLTHVFDESKEKSALLVEKLTNKPEIVENSHLLSSNPVDIVVEAASQDAVMDVSLSVLQNKKDLMIMSVGALLDESIYDILSDACKDFKKTIYLPSGAIAGLDGIKSVKNELESLSITTTKHPRSLKGAKFFETSDINLDEINSSTVIFEGTAKEAVSLFPANINVAALLSLTGVGSEKTGVKIVADPNTEKNTHHIVAEGKFGKMTFTIENYPDENNPKTSRLAILSAIETLKKYCLNDIQIGT, from the coding sequence TTGAAACGAATTGGTCTGTTAGGATGTGGTGCTATGGGGACTCAAATTGCACTTGCAATTGATTCTGGACAAATTCCTGCAACTCTTACACATGTCTTTGATGAGTCAAAAGAGAAATCTGCATTATTGGTTGAAAAACTAACAAACAAACCTGAAATTGTTGAGAACTCTCATCTACTGTCTTCAAACCCTGTAGATATTGTTGTTGAAGCTGCATCTCAAGATGCTGTAATGGATGTGTCTTTGAGTGTCTTACAAAACAAAAAGGATCTTATGATAATGAGTGTTGGTGCATTACTTGATGAATCTATCTATGATATTTTATCTGATGCATGCAAAGATTTCAAAAAAACAATCTATCTCCCATCTGGTGCAATTGCAGGACTTGATGGAATAAAATCTGTTAAGAATGAACTCGAATCTTTATCAATTACTACTACAAAACATCCTCGTTCATTAAAGGGCGCAAAGTTTTTTGAAACATCTGACATCAATTTGGATGAAATCAATTCATCTACTGTAATTTTTGAAGGTACTGCAAAAGAAGCAGTGTCACTATTTCCAGCAAACATCAATGTAGCTGCATTACTTTCATTAACTGGAGTAGGCAGTGAAAAAACTGGTGTTAAAATAGTTGCAGATCCTAACACTGAAAAAAACACACATCATATTGTTGCTGAAGGAAAATTTGGAAAGATGACTTTTACTATTGAGAATTATCCTGATGAAAATAATCCTAAAACAAGTAGATTGGCAATATTGTCTGCAATTGAGACATTGAAAAAATACTGCTTAAATGATATTCAGATTGGTACGTAA